A genomic region of Micromonospora sp. NBRC 110009 contains the following coding sequences:
- a CDS encoding BTAD domain-containing putative transcriptional regulator: protein MHSWPTLQQLRLWAAQPLTTQTLTAGLTVFAWLLWLLVAYAVIVTAAPRLRAGARWLRRLPLPTPLQATATGMAGAAALTAAANTTATAPPVQPIAVSAGTLHHDAVDAHPAPEVQAGEGVTIPGGWLPQKTADQVAAAATLVWLRRRRSYQPGLRESPDQHDGDLAPLPAAVTAVQAAVCVPDQDSSERSPDEQTLATAPPSTAALPPTGVAFAGGGAADAARGVLVTALLAALRDPPDAIRVVITRSALTTLLPPAATAVCAGIPALRVTETAAHAVELIDSLASPTPDTAGPSPPRHEEASRLVLITEPPPGPAADRLAALLGAGRATAVVLGAWPLGATWSVDQHGRTVNARLPGQAGPRLCVLDRVAAMDLLTVIAPPTRSHPPHAGTAPRTVVPEQRRQPPEVRIPRQAGEDRTPQPTPPVAAQPPVELRVLGQPTLLIDGRAVTIRRSAAVQILTFLAVHRHGATTAQLVQAIWPGLAAHTVTNRLYTTLSVLRAAIRAASDLSIIDHTDDRYRLRSEHLEVDLWRLHTAAHHAATTLTDPARAWQAVIDAYTGDLAAGHTWPWIDPPREGARRLVLDAYAAAASTQQDPRRAVEFLQAGIRVDPYNENLHQRAIDILTTLGDHAAAERLRDAHHHRLSDAGLHPSDTLGQPREHSNASAGD, encoded by the coding sequence TTGCACAGCTGGCCAACCCTGCAGCAGCTCCGCCTCTGGGCCGCGCAACCCCTCACCACCCAGACGCTGACCGCCGGGCTGACGGTCTTCGCATGGCTGCTCTGGCTGCTCGTGGCATACGCGGTCATCGTCACCGCCGCACCGCGTCTGCGTGCCGGCGCCCGCTGGCTGCGGCGCCTGCCGCTGCCGACACCCCTGCAAGCCACCGCCACCGGCATGGCCGGCGCCGCCGCCCTGACCGCCGCGGCCAACACCACCGCGACAGCCCCGCCCGTCCAGCCCATCGCTGTCTCCGCCGGCACACTCCACCACGACGCTGTCGACGCGCACCCGGCACCCGAGGTCCAAGCGGGGGAGGGCGTCACCATCCCGGGCGGCTGGCTGCCTCAGAAGACGGCCGACCAGGTGGCCGCCGCGGCCACACTTGTGTGGCTGAGGCGCCGACGCAGCTACCAGCCCGGCCTGCGGGAGTCTCCGGACCAGCACGACGGGGACCTGGCACCGCTGCCAGCGGCCGTCACCGCCGTCCAGGCAGCCGTCTGCGTCCCCGACCAGGACTCCAGCGAACGGTCGCCCGACGAGCAAACCCTGGCTACCGCGCCGCCGTCAACCGCCGCGTTACCTCCGACGGGCGTCGCCTTCGCCGGCGGCGGCGCGGCCGACGCCGCCAGGGGAGTGCTGGTCACCGCGCTGCTTGCGGCGTTGCGGGATCCGCCCGACGCCATCCGCGTGGTCATCACCCGGTCCGCCCTCACCACGCTGCTTCCGCCCGCCGCCACCGCAGTCTGCGCCGGCATACCCGCCCTCCGGGTCACCGAGACCGCGGCCCACGCCGTTGAGCTGATCGACTCCCTCGCGTCGCCCACACCTGACACGGCTGGCCCGTCGCCGCCGAGACACGAGGAGGCGTCGCGGCTGGTGCTGATCACCGAGCCGCCGCCGGGGCCTGCCGCCGACCGGTTGGCGGCCCTGCTCGGCGCCGGCCGAGCAACCGCGGTCGTCCTCGGCGCATGGCCGCTCGGCGCCACGTGGAGCGTCGACCAGCACGGCCGGACCGTGAATGCGCGGCTGCCGGGGCAGGCAGGGCCCCGGCTGTGCGTCCTGGACCGGGTCGCCGCGATGGACCTGCTCACCGTCATCGCCCCGCCCACACGAAGCCACCCACCGCACGCAGGCACCGCCCCCCGCACAGTCGTTCCCGAACAGCGACGGCAGCCGCCCGAGGTCCGGATTCCCCGCCAAGCCGGCGAGGACCGCACGCCCCAGCCCACCCCGCCCGTTGCCGCGCAGCCGCCGGTCGAGCTGCGGGTCCTCGGTCAGCCCACGCTGCTCATCGACGGCCGGGCCGTGACCATCCGCCGCAGCGCCGCCGTGCAGATCCTGACCTTCCTCGCCGTCCACCGCCACGGCGCCACCACCGCACAACTCGTGCAGGCAATCTGGCCCGGCCTGGCCGCCCACACCGTCACCAACCGCCTCTACACCACCCTCAGCGTGCTACGCGCCGCCATCCGCGCCGCCTCGGATCTCTCGATCATCGACCACACCGACGACCGCTATCGCCTGCGCAGTGAGCACCTTGAGGTCGACCTGTGGCGGCTGCACACCGCCGCCCACCACGCCGCCACCACCCTCACCGACCCCGCCCGCGCGTGGCAGGCCGTGATCGACGCCTACACCGGCGACCTCGCCGCCGGCCACACCTGGCCCTGGATCGACCCGCCCCGGGAAGGCGCCCGCCGGCTCGTCCTCGACGCCTACGCCGCCGCCGCGTCGACCCAACAAGATCCCCGCCGCGCCGTGGAGTTCCTGCAGGCCGGGATCCGCGTCGACCCCTACAACGAGAACCTCCACCAGCGGGCCATCGACATCCTCACCACGCTGGGAGACCACGCCGCGGCAGAACGGCTGCGCGACGCCCACCATCACCGGCTCAGCGACGCCGGGCTGCACCCCAGCGACACCCTCGGCCAGCCCCGCGAACACAGCAACGCCTCCGCCGGCGACTAG